The Cellvibrio zantedeschiae genomic sequence ATCGCGTCATCTCGGCGTGTACCTAGGTTGTGATTGCTTACTAACTTTAGCTCATTATCGGGCAATTGCATGTCGCTTTTTTCAACATTTTTCAGGGGGGGAGTTCCTGGATATCTGCACCTTCGGGCTATTCCTGTAGCTTTACCGCGATTAATTTTTTGTCGGAGTTGCAAATGGTGAGGGCTCGGAGAATATTTTGTAACATGAAAATTCTATCCCCCTATAAATACCTCAATCGCTAGCTATTTGATTTTTATATAAATAATAAAAAAATATTTTCTTGATTTGAATTAATCGCAGCTTTTCGATTAATTGCAGCAAAAAATTCAAGAGGATATTGAGATGTTGAAACGCTTAATCCCATTTTTATTTGTGTCATTACTTGTTGGTTGCGGCGGTGGAGGAGGAGGGACATCGTCAGAGCCCACCTCAAGTTCAGCTGCAAGTGAATCTCTTGCACCACAGGTGTTAAAAAATACAAAAATCACACTGGATGAAACCTCCATCACCTTTGCGACGGGTGTTAGAGAAACGTCTACCGATAATACAGTTCTGCATTTTGACACCACTCAATTTACGGTTAAGGCTTCTGATGGTAGGACCTTGCCGACAATCTATGGGTATGGTTATGTCGCAACAGGGAATCTCGGAACTGTTATGAGCGTTAGAGGGGGTGACAGCTATAGGTTTGATCTTACATTCACTGATAAAAAATCTGGCACATTTAAAGAAACCTATACCGGCTTTGACGGGGTGCTCTTGTTGCGGGAAGGAAATTTTACTGTGCAAGATGAGCCTTTCTCATTCCTGCCGGAAAACATCGTAAACAATCGATATCTGTTGAACGTTAAAACCGCCACATCGACTTTAAGCGCGGATGAAAGCCCTATCGTTGGCGAACGTTTTGAAATGACTTTTTTCAAAGATAATTTGGTTGTTAGACCCTCAGATCTTTTGCCGAAAGAAGTGCAGGCAAGCTATTCAATAACACCAGTAGATGGCTCTACGCTTGAAATAAACGGTGTTTACTCAAATGCCAAGCACCCTTATAAATTGACTGCACGGTTTGATAGCCTTACTACAGGAACATTTACACTTAATATTGGTGAGGGTAAAGCAGTCGCTACGGGTGATTTTAACACTATCAAAATTACACCCATTGACAGGTCGAGCATGAAAGGGCGTTTTGTTGGCGCCACTTCGATTACATCTACAAACACCAAAATTACTTATCCCTACAATGTTTACCTACCGCCGGGTTATCAAACATCGGGTAAAAACTATCCGGTAATTTATGTGACTGATGGACAATGGTATTGGGATTTTGCGTATTTGCTCGAGAAAAAATCAAAAGATTTCATTATGGTTTCTATTGAACAAGGCCCCAGAGACAGGCGCATGATCGATTTCCTGCCAGATGGTGCACCGCTCTATACCAAGGTCTTAAAAGAAGAATTGATTCCTTTAATAGAATCAACTTACCGCACTAACCTTGAGCGCACTTTCGTGGGTGTATCAGCAGGCGGATTATTAGGAGCTTATTTGCTGAGTGTTGAGCCTGTAGGTGTTCCATATTTTAAAAATTATATGTTAATCGACGGAGCATTATTTGCGGTGACATCCGATATTATTAATGCGGAAGGACTACGTTTTAGATTGAATAACTCTTTGGCCGTAAACCTATTGCTTGCGGGCACCCCGCAGGGCAATGGTTGGTTTGTGAATGATTTCGAGCGACGTTACAAAAGCCGAAGCTACAGCAATTTCCAACTATTTAATAAAGAGTTCAGGGTGACCCACGACGAAATGGGACCGCTCGCGTTTGATGATTTAATTGAGCGTGTTTATTAATTTGAATTGATTCTCCGCCGGGTACCTGGCCCGGGTGACGAGCAAAAGGAAAATTGCTTCAAGGTCACCCGATTCGGGGCGGCCATTTATTTACACGACTCAGCTGTACCACCAAAGAATTTGTACGTGATCCTTCCTGTCTGACATAATCCCGCCCTTAACGTCACTCGGCCATATATTTGGCTTTTGGTGTAATTTGGCCCAACAACAAAAAATAACCCAGTGGATCTCATGCAAACTGCCAGCTCGCCTTTTCGTGTTCTTTTCGCCAGCTTAATTGGCACAACTATCGAATTTTTTGATTTTTATATTTATGCCACTGCTGCCGTTCTAGTGTTCCCCAAATTATTTTTCCCGGCTGGCGATGCAACTATTGCAGCACTGCAATCGCTAGCAACTTTCGCCCTCGCATTTTTTGCACGACCAATCGGATCGGCACTGTTTGGCCATTACGGTGACCGCATTGGTCGCAAGGCGACTTTAGTTGCAGCGCTAATGACTATGGGGATTTCCACCGTGTGTATTGGTTTTTTGCCTTCCTATGAATCCATAGGCATTACCGCGACTGTGTTGTTGTGTTTGTGTCGCATTGGGCAAGGAATAGGTTTAGGCGGAGAGTGGGGCGGGGCTGTGCTCCTAGCGACAGAAAATGCGCCGGACAATAAGCGCGCCTGGTATGGCATGTTTCCACAATTCGGTGCGCCCATTGGTTTTATGTGTTCGACCAGTGTTTTTTTATTTTTAACGCACAATTTAAGTGATGCAGATTTTTTAAGTTGGGGTTGGCGAATTCCATTTATTGCAAGTGCTTTATTGGTAATTGTTGGTTTGTATGTGCGCTTGAGTTTGGAAGAAACGCCCGCATTCAAGCAGGCAATTGAAACTGAAAAGCGTGTGCGTGTTCCCATGGTGACTGTGCTAACCCAGCATATGCGCGTTACGATTTTGGGTGCATTTTTGGCGATTGCGGCATTCGCGGTGTTTTACATTACCACGGTGTTTTCCCTTGGTTGGGGAACAAGCAAATTGGGCTACACGCGCGAAGAATTTTTAATTCTGCAATTGTATGCGGTGTTTGCGTTTGTACTTACCATTTGGTTGTCTGCTCTTGTTGCCGACAAAATTGGCCGCCGCGCCATGCTAATGATTTCAGGCTTCGCCGTGATGGTATTTGGACTGGGCTTTGCAGCTTTGCTGAATTCCGGTTCAAGTATTGGTGTTTTAATTGCTTTGTCGCTCGGCTTTAGCGTTATGGGTTTAACCTATGGCCCATTAGGTACTGCGCTTGCTGAAATTTTTCCTACAGAAGTGCGTTACACAGGTGCGTCACTCAGTTTTAATGTGGCGGGGATTATTGGAGCGTCTCTAACACCGGCAATTGCGAGTTGGTTGGCGACAACTTATGGTCTACCCTTCGTGGGTTACTACATTTCTGCGGCGGGAATATTAACTTTACTTGCTGCGTTTTCTTTGTCGAAGTCTTTGGGGAAATAGTGTTCCCCATCGTACTTGCTTTTTAACTTTTTAAATTTTTAATTTTTTAACTTTTCTCCACTGCGGAGAGTTGTAAGCACAGATTTTTACTTAAGCAAGTATTTTAGCCAGAGTGAAATCTAAACAAAAATTTGCATCTCTTCGCCAATTTTCTTCCGCATTTCCATTAGTTTAATCGCTGTTGCATGTTGCTTTTTATCTTCTTCTGTTTCAGGTACCCACACAGGGACTTTAACTGGCTGCCCGGATTCATCTACCGCTACCATGATAACAATGCAGTGTGTGGTCAATCTGCGGTTTAAGGATTTTGGATCACATGCATTAACCTCAATAGCGATATGCATGGAAGACTTGCCGGTATAAATAATTTTTGCACTAACTTCGACTAAGTTACCTACATGAACCGGTGATACAAAACGAATGCCGCCTGCGTAAGCTGTTACGCAGTAACGACTGCTCCAACCCGCAGAGCAAGCGTAGGCAGCAAGGTCGATCCATTTCATAACAGCACCGCCGTGAACCTTACCGCCAAAGTTTACATCTTGCGGTTCTGCCAAAAAACGTAGGGTGATGTCTCGTTGTGGGCTCATGTTGGATCTCGCTGCGCGCTCAAAAGGTGATAAGCATAAGGTTAGTATAAAACCCGTATTTTGGTACAGGTTTTAGTTTGCTCTTCAGCTTTGAGTTTCGTTATTCGCATCGCCCCAAATTTTATTGAGTAACTGTGTTATTTTTTCCATCTCGATTGGCTTGGTAAAGTGGTGATCAAAACCGGCCTCTTGGGCGCGTTGTTTATCTTCCTCAGTTCCCCAACCCGTGAGGGCTACCAGCACAGGTCTATTGGTTGGATAATTTGAAATTATTTCACGGGCAACTTCGTATCCATTCATACCGGGCAATCCAATATCCAATAACACGAGTTCAGGTTGATAACTTGCGGTTACTTGCAACGCATCAAAACCGTTGTAGGTTGTTTTGACCTCGTGCCCCAATATCTCCAAAAGCATACTTAGGGTGTCGGCAGCATCAATATTGTCGTCGACTACCAATATACGATGAGCAGATGTTGAGTTAACTACGGAGCGCATTGCTTCCTGTGTATCACTTTTAGCTGGTTGTGTGCTAAGCGGTAATCGAATTGTAAATTGCGCGCCCTTACCATGGCCGTCGCTTTCGGCGGTAATTGTTCCCTGGTGTAACTCTATCAATTGTTTGGAAATTGCGAGCCCTATACCCAGCCCGCCTTGGGCGCGGTCTAATGTTTTTCCTGCTTGAGTAAATAATTCAAAAATTTTAGAAATCATTTCAGGAACAATACCCACGCCGTTGTCTTTCACGCAGATGACGGCCGTGTTGCCGTCTTGTTCTGTAATCAATTCAATCTGGCCGCCAGCAGGTGTATATTTTGCAGCGTTGTTAAGAAGGTTGGTGATAACTTGGGCAATGCGGATTGGATCTACCTCAAGCAAAATATCTTTCCCGTCGTTAACAATAACTAATTCATGTTTATTTGCTTCAATAGCAAGTGCGCTAACTTCCAATGCGGACCGAATAATTTGATTGAGCTGAGTTTGCTCTTTTTTGAGTTCGATTTTTCCGCTGGAAATTCGCGATACGTCTAACAAATCGTCAATTAAATGCACCATATGTTTAACTTGGCGTTCCATCATTTTCAGTGTTTTTAGATCGGGTTCAGATAATGTTGAGCGCTCAAAAATTGCGACAGCATTGTGAATAGGGGCGAGGGGGTTGCGCAATTCATGGGCGAGCATTGCAAGAAATTCGTCTTTGCGACGATCTTGCTCTTGTAGCTTTTCGTACATGGTTGCATTCTCAATACCCGCGCTGGCGATGGCGGCGAGCTGACCTAATATTGCTTCGTCGTCGCTACTGAATTCCCCAGCATATTTATGTGAGAGTTGTAGTGTGCCCAGGTGCTGTTCGCCTTTTCCTCGCAGCGGAATAGATAAATATTTTTTATTGTCGAGAATTTCCGCTTCAAGATTTTGTGAATGCTGGGGTGTAAATTCATCGGAAATAGATTTCGCGGTAACAGTGACGTTATTAGGTGAGCTAATCGATACGATTGCTTGATGGGCACCAATAATGGAACGCGCTTTTTCCGCCATTAATTGCGCAATGCTTTTAGCTGATAAGAGTGCGTTTAAAGATTGGCTAGCTTCGGCAACTTTTCCGATCAAGATTGCATGTTGTTTTTCGGCTTCTAATCGTTTTGCTGTTTCTTCCTGTGCTTGTTTTAATTCGGTGATGTCGCGTGTGGTACCTGCAACTGCTTCGACTTCGCCATTTGCATCTAATATAGGGACAAAAATATAATCGTAAATGCGGCGGCCAAAAGTACCTGCGAAAGGCACTTCACCGCGAATAGGCAATTTGGTTTTTTTAACCTGCTCAATTTCCCTGTCATGCATTTCGGCATGCCAAGGCTCGTACCCTAATTCAAGGCACGTTTTGCCTATGGCTTCATCCCAGGTTTTCCCCCACATGGCCAATAAAATTTTATTGGCGTAAGAAAAGCGATGTTGCAGGTCAAATACGTAAGTGAGGTCGGGTGTATTTGATAATATGGTTTCGTATAAACGTTTGCGTTGTTCTGATTCTGCGCGCACGCTGGCAACCTGCGCTTCAGCTTGATGGCGATCCCAAGCGATGGCCATAAAGTGGCTGACAGTTTGCAAAAATTCTATTTCACTTTTTGAGTATTCGTCTCGTGTTGTGCTAGCCACCGAAAAAGTGCCTATGACTTTTCCGTCGCGGCTGAATAAAGGATGGCACGCGTAGGCAGTCACACCCATCTGAAGTACAAATGCACCCGCTGCATCTGCACAAATACGTTCTTTATTTGCAGCTAAAGGTTCTTTGGTTGCTGCCACGTTCCCGCAAAATGCCTGGCCTATATCGAGACGTGCCGCGGCTGGCTTGAGATGATCAGGAATTCCAACTTCAGTAACCAGTTGCAAATCATTGTTCTGCGTTAGTTTGTAATTGAATAAAATATCTGATTCGAGCGGTACGCGAATCATTTCAAACACTTCTTGTGAAAGTTTTGCGTGAGTATCGGGTGACTGAAGAATATGTCGCGCTAATATGAGAAGCAGGGCTCTTCGTTCACCTTCCTTCTGGCGTTCTGTTTCATCTGAAAACACTTTGCTGTATACCTTCAGCTCGCCATTTTTGTATAACGGCGTAGTGGTGCCAATTGCAAAAAAACGTGAGCTATTTTTGCGTAAATGCCAGCGCTTATTTTCCAATCTTTCTTGCTTTAAGCAGTTTGCTAATTCAGCAGCAGGAATAGCTTCTGATATGTCTGCTTCTGTGAACAAAAAATTTAATGACTGGCCAATGACTTCCGCAGCTGCGTAGCCAGTGATTCGCGATGCAGCTCCACCCCACTCAACGATATTTCCGTGTGGGTTAAGAATAATGATTGCGTGTTCTGCCAGTCCGTTGAGTAATAACTCAGCTCTTTCTTCTTTTGAGCTCAGTCCAATATCAGCGTGGCTTATTTCTAGTTGTGATCTAGTCACCTTGGCTTCCTTCGTTAATGTCACGCCAATAAAGCTACAGACTAAACACATCAATAACTTCGTTTATTCTTTTGTGTCAAGCGAGTAGTTGTATTTGAGAAGCCTGCTACAAGTTCAACCTAAGTCAGGTCAACTTACGAGATGGTTAAGCGGAAAGAGTGTATCCACGTGTTGATTTAAGCTCCGTACGCTAGGTCGCTTAGATTAGGGAAATAAAAAAGCCAGTGACTTGCGTCACTGGCTTTTTCGCTTTCGGGCTTCTCTAAATTAGTTCGATTTAGATGCCAATTCTTCTTCAATAAAATTCAGTGCTTCATCAATTAGCAACAACATAGAGTGCTTGGCGCGCTCAGGGTTGCGGTTTTTAATGGCGTTAAAGACTTTGGCGTGATCTTCCACAATACCTTCATGGTTGCCTTTCATCGGGCTAGTGTGGCTGATACTCACGCGCAATGCAGTTTGGATAAAATCGCGCAGGCGCACGTAGAAACGGTTATTGCTGGCGTAGAGGATACTGATATGGAAAGCGATGTCGGCATCCAAATCTTCTGGCGTATTGTCTTCTGCATTTTTCATTCTTTCCAATGCAGCTTCAATCGCATCAATTTGTTCTTGGGTAGCATAGCGTGCGGCGAGGGCAGCGGCTTCCGGTTCGATTGCAATACGCACTTGCAGGAATTCTTTCAGCACTTTCATGGAAGGTTTGCTTTCGAGGGACCAGCGCAAAAGATCTGGATCAAAAATATTCCATTCTTCTTCTGCTTGAACACGAATACCCTGGCGCGGCTTACTGGAAATTAATCCTTTCGCCGACAGCATTTTCACTGCTTCCCGCACAGCGCTACGGCTCACGCCAAATTTGTCGCACAATTCTGCTTCAGTCGGTAAACCATCAGTGTTGTATTCGCCACAAATAATAGCCTTACCCAATTCATGGACCATGCGGTGAGAGAGGTTAAAGTTTCGGTCGAGAAGCGCCATTTATGTGCAATCCAGATTGTTAAATTATGGGCTGAAGGGTAACGATTTATGCTTAATATTACAATATAAGCATTTCGCTTAAATGCGCATTTAACCAAGTTAAGTAGCGCTGTTTGTTGGTTAAGCTGAAACCAGGATAAGTTTTTGCGGATTGGGATCTTTTGATGTAGGTGTAAGAGCGACGGGAAAATCGACCTCGCTAAAGCCAGGAATTTTTTCCTATTTTAAGGCTCAATTTATAGCTGATAGATTGACAAAAAGCACGCCCGGAGAATAATATTATCATACAAAATGCTGCGTCCGATTTGGGCGTAAAAATGACAATGGTGACGTGATGACCTCTTATGCTTTAGGCCTTGATTATGGCAGTGATTCTGTTCGTGCTTTGCTGGTAGACGCCCTTACCGGCAAGGAAGTAGCAACAAACGTGGTCTATTACCCACGCTGGAAAAAAGGCCTTTATTCTGTACCCGCGAAAGATCAGTTTCGCCAACATCCCCTGGATTACCTTGAGAGCCTTGAGCAAGTTGTGCAAGGCTTGTGGGCGCAAGCACCGGCTGGTGCTGCCGCAAAAGTTGTCGGCATAGGTTTTGATACTACGGGTTCTACGCCTATCGCTGTGGATAGAGACGGTATGGCTTTGGCACTTAAGCCAGAGTTTGCTGAAAACCCCAATGCGATGTTCGTGTTGTGGAAAGACCACACTGCCATCAAAGAAGCGCAAGAAATTACTGCAGCCGCAAATTCAGCCAAAGAAAATTATTTGAAATACGAAGGCGGCATTTATTCCTCTGAATGGTTCTGGGCGAAAACCCTGCACGTGTTGCGTGAAGACGCGTCCGTTGCCAAGGCTGCTTACCTTTGGGTGGAACATTGCGACTGGATGTCTGCCGTAATTACCGGCACGACTCATCCCTCCAAATTGCGTATGGGCCGCTGCGCCACTGGCCATAAATTAATGTGGCACGAAAGCTGGGGTGGTTATCCACCCAACGAATTCTTTGTGGGTATTGATCCGCTTTTGGACGGCCTGCGCGATCGTTTACCCGCTGAAACCTTTACTTCAGACCAAACCTGCGGCTCATTAACCACAGAATGGGCTGGTTTGCTCGGTTTACCAGTGGGAACGCCAGTGAGCTTTAGCGCGTTCGATTGTCACATGGGTGCTGTTGCAGCAAACGTAAAACCTGGTGTGCTGACCAAGATTATGGGTACATCAACCTGCGATATTACTGTGGCAAGTTATGAAGATATTGGTGATAAATGCATCCGCGGCATTTGCGGCCAAGTTGATGGTTCCGTCACACCCGGTTTGGTAGGTCTTGAGGCGGGGCAATCTGCATTTGGCGATTTGTATGCCTGGTTTAAAAACGTGGTGAACTGGCCCGCCACTCAACTCGTGTCATCATCATCTTTGTTAGATGAAGCAACCAAGCAAAAACTTATTCAAGAATTTGAAGACAAAACTATTGTTGCGCTGAGTAAAGCCGCGAGTGAAGTTGCTGTAGGCGAGACCAGCATTACCGCATTGGATTGGGTTAACGGCCGCCGCACACCAGATGCAGACCAATCGGTTACCATGGCAATTACCGGTTTGAAAATGGGCAGCGATGCACCACAAATTTTCCGCGCGCTGGTTGAAGCAACTGCGTTCGGTGCGCGTGCGATTATCGAGCGCTTTAAACAAGAAGGTGTTGCCATTGATTCTGTGGTGGCGATTGGCGGTATTTCCAAAAAATCTGATTTCGTTATGCAAACCTGCGCAGATGTTTGGAATTGCCCGATTGAAGTTTTAGAGAGCGAACAAAGTTGTGCCTTGGGTGCCGCCATTTTCGGTGCTGTTGTGGGTGGTGTTTATCCTGACGTTGCCAGCGCGCAAAAAGTGATGGCATCAACCGTGTGCAAAACTTACAAACCTAACGCACAAACTGCAGCGGCTTATGAAAGCCTGTATCAAAAATATTTAACGCTCGGCGCTTTCGTCAATGGAGGTTCTCTGAAGTGAGTTACATTGAATTAAAGCGCGAAGTATACGAAGCCAACATGGAGTTGCAGCGTCGCAATTTGGTTGTTTATACCTGGGGTAATGTATCGCAAGTTGATCGTGCAAAAGGTGTGATCGCGATTAAGCCAAGCGGCGTAGCCTATGAAGTTATGAAGCCGGACGATATCGTTATTGTGGATTTGGAAAACAATATTGTTGACGGAAAAATGCGTCCTTCATCCGATACCAAAACCCACACACACTTATATCGTCACTTTGATTCCATCGGCGGCGTGACTCACACCCATTCGACCTATGCCACTGCATGGGCGCAAACACAGCAAGCCATTCCTTGTTATGGAACGACTCACGCTGATTACGCTTACGGCGAAATTCCCTGCACGGCAGTGATGAGCGATGAGCAAATTGAGCGCGACTACGAAGAAGAAACCGGTGTGCAAATTACGGATTGTTTTAAAACACGCAGCCCAAAAGAAGTACCTATGGTGATTGTTGCAGGTCATGCACCATTTACTTGGGGCAAGAATGGTGCTGATGCGGTTTATCACGCGGTGATATTAGAAGAAATTGCGCGCATGGCTTATCTCACTAAAACCCTTCAGCCAAATACGGCGGCTTTAAAACAGGGGATTGTAGATAAGCATTATTTACGCAAGCACGGAAAAAATGCCTATTACGGGCAAAAATAATTGAGTTAGCAAATTTAATAGATAGGTTTTTGAGGAAATCAAAATGAAAGTTTACGGCGATAAAGAAGTCTGGTTGGTCACTGGCTCACAACATTTATACGGCCCTGGCGTGCTGAAACAAGTCGCCGAGAACAGCCAAAAAATTGCAGCGGGCTTGACTGAGTCTGCCAATCTTTCTATCAAGATTGTTGCGCAAGACACGGTGAAATCTCCGGCGGAAATTTTGGCGGTAGCGCAAGCGGCTAACAGCAATCCAAATTGCGTGGGTTTGATTTTGTGGATGCACACTTTCTCTCCTGCAAAAATGTGGATCTCTGGTTTGCGCGCATTGAGCAAGCCTTACATGCATTTGCATACGCAGTTCAACGCTGAGTTGCCATTTGCTGATATCAACATGAACTTTATGAACCTCAACCAAAGTGCGCACGGTGACCGCGAGTTCGGCCACGTGAGCACGCGTTTGCGTCAAGAGCGCAAAGTGGTTGTTGGCCACTGGGCAACTGAGTCTGTACAAAAACAAATTGACAGCTGGTGTCGCGTTGCTATGGGCTGGCATGCAAGCCAAACCTTAAAAGTGGCGCGCTTTGGCGACAACATGCGTCAAGTTGCTGTGACTGATGGCGATAAAGTGTCTGCACAAATTACGTTTGGTTACGAAGTTCACGCATACGGTTTGGGCGATTTGCAAAAAGTGGTTGATGCGGTAACCGACGAACAAGTTGCTGCACAAATTGAAACTTACAAAAAAGAATACGATGTTAACCCAGCGATTTTTGATGACGAACATCAATATCAAATGCTGAAAAACGAAGCGCGTCTTGAATTGGGCATGCTGAAGTTTTTAACTGACGGCGGCTTTGGTGCATTCACAAACTGCTTCGAAAACTTGACTGGTTTAACCAAC encodes the following:
- a CDS encoding alpha/beta hydrolase; translation: MLKRLIPFLFVSLLVGCGGGGGGTSSEPTSSSAASESLAPQVLKNTKITLDETSITFATGVRETSTDNTVLHFDTTQFTVKASDGRTLPTIYGYGYVATGNLGTVMSVRGGDSYRFDLTFTDKKSGTFKETYTGFDGVLLLREGNFTVQDEPFSFLPENIVNNRYLLNVKTATSTLSADESPIVGERFEMTFFKDNLVVRPSDLLPKEVQASYSITPVDGSTLEINGVYSNAKHPYKLTARFDSLTTGTFTLNIGEGKAVATGDFNTIKITPIDRSSMKGRFVGATSITSTNTKITYPYNVYLPPGYQTSGKNYPVIYVTDGQWYWDFAYLLEKKSKDFIMVSIEQGPRDRRMIDFLPDGAPLYTKVLKEELIPLIESTYRTNLERTFVGVSAGGLLGAYLLSVEPVGVPYFKNYMLIDGALFAVTSDIINAEGLRFRLNNSLAVNLLLAGTPQGNGWFVNDFERRYKSRSYSNFQLFNKEFRVTHDEMGPLAFDDLIERVY
- a CDS encoding MFS transporter, producing MQTASSPFRVLFASLIGTTIEFFDFYIYATAAVLVFPKLFFPAGDATIAALQSLATFALAFFARPIGSALFGHYGDRIGRKATLVAALMTMGISTVCIGFLPSYESIGITATVLLCLCRIGQGIGLGGEWGGAVLLATENAPDNKRAWYGMFPQFGAPIGFMCSTSVFLFLTHNLSDADFLSWGWRIPFIASALLVIVGLYVRLSLEETPAFKQAIETEKRVRVPMVTVLTQHMRVTILGAFLAIAAFAVFYITTVFSLGWGTSKLGYTREEFLILQLYAVFAFVLTIWLSALVADKIGRRAMLMISGFAVMVFGLGFAALLNSGSSIGVLIALSLGFSVMGLTYGPLGTALAEIFPTEVRYTGASLSFNVAGIIGASLTPAIASWLATTYGLPFVGYYISAAGILTLLAAFSLSKSLGK
- a CDS encoding acyl-CoA thioesterase produces the protein MSPQRDITLRFLAEPQDVNFGGKVHGGAVMKWIDLAAYACSAGWSSRYCVTAYAGGIRFVSPVHVGNLVEVSAKIIYTGKSSMHIAIEVNACDPKSLNRRLTTHCIVIMVAVDESGQPVKVPVWVPETEEDKKQHATAIKLMEMRKKIGEEMQIFV
- a CDS encoding hybrid sensor histidine kinase/response regulator gives rise to the protein MTRSQLEISHADIGLSSKEERAELLLNGLAEHAIIILNPHGNIVEWGGAASRITGYAAAEVIGQSLNFLFTEADISEAIPAAELANCLKQERLENKRWHLRKNSSRFFAIGTTTPLYKNGELKVYSKVFSDETERQKEGERRALLLILARHILQSPDTHAKLSQEVFEMIRVPLESDILFNYKLTQNNDLQLVTEVGIPDHLKPAAARLDIGQAFCGNVAATKEPLAANKERICADAAGAFVLQMGVTAYACHPLFSRDGKVIGTFSVASTTRDEYSKSEIEFLQTVSHFMAIAWDRHQAEAQVASVRAESEQRKRLYETILSNTPDLTYVFDLQHRFSYANKILLAMWGKTWDEAIGKTCLELGYEPWHAEMHDREIEQVKKTKLPIRGEVPFAGTFGRRIYDYIFVPILDANGEVEAVAGTTRDITELKQAQEETAKRLEAEKQHAILIGKVAEASQSLNALLSAKSIAQLMAEKARSIIGAHQAIVSISSPNNVTVTAKSISDEFTPQHSQNLEAEILDNKKYLSIPLRGKGEQHLGTLQLSHKYAGEFSSDDEAILGQLAAIASAGIENATMYEKLQEQDRRKDEFLAMLAHELRNPLAPIHNAVAIFERSTLSEPDLKTLKMMERQVKHMVHLIDDLLDVSRISSGKIELKKEQTQLNQIIRSALEVSALAIEANKHELVIVNDGKDILLEVDPIRIAQVITNLLNNAAKYTPAGGQIELITEQDGNTAVICVKDNGVGIVPEMISKIFELFTQAGKTLDRAQGGLGIGLAISKQLIELHQGTITAESDGHGKGAQFTIRLPLSTQPAKSDTQEAMRSVVNSTSAHRILVVDDNIDAADTLSMLLEILGHEVKTTYNGFDALQVTASYQPELVLLDIGLPGMNGYEVAREIISNYPTNRPVLVALTGWGTEEDKQRAQEAGFDHHFTKPIEMEKITQLLNKIWGDANNETQS
- a CDS encoding FadR/GntR family transcriptional regulator, with amino-acid sequence MALLDRNFNLSHRMVHELGKAIICGEYNTDGLPTEAELCDKFGVSRSAVREAVKMLSAKGLISSKPRQGIRVQAEEEWNIFDPDLLRWSLESKPSMKVLKEFLQVRIAIEPEAAALAARYATQEQIDAIEAALERMKNAEDNTPEDLDADIAFHISILYASNNRFYVRLRDFIQTALRVSISHTSPMKGNHEGIVEDHAKVFNAIKNRNPERAKHSMLLLIDEALNFIEEELASKSN
- a CDS encoding ribulokinase, which encodes MTSYALGLDYGSDSVRALLVDALTGKEVATNVVYYPRWKKGLYSVPAKDQFRQHPLDYLESLEQVVQGLWAQAPAGAAAKVVGIGFDTTGSTPIAVDRDGMALALKPEFAENPNAMFVLWKDHTAIKEAQEITAAANSAKENYLKYEGGIYSSEWFWAKTLHVLREDASVAKAAYLWVEHCDWMSAVITGTTHPSKLRMGRCATGHKLMWHESWGGYPPNEFFVGIDPLLDGLRDRLPAETFTSDQTCGSLTTEWAGLLGLPVGTPVSFSAFDCHMGAVAANVKPGVLTKIMGTSTCDITVASYEDIGDKCIRGICGQVDGSVTPGLVGLEAGQSAFGDLYAWFKNVVNWPATQLVSSSSLLDEATKQKLIQEFEDKTIVALSKAASEVAVGETSITALDWVNGRRTPDADQSVTMAITGLKMGSDAPQIFRALVEATAFGARAIIERFKQEGVAIDSVVAIGGISKKSDFVMQTCADVWNCPIEVLESEQSCALGAAIFGAVVGGVYPDVASAQKVMASTVCKTYKPNAQTAAAYESLYQKYLTLGAFVNGGSLK
- a CDS encoding L-ribulose-5-phosphate 4-epimerase, giving the protein MSYIELKREVYEANMELQRRNLVVYTWGNVSQVDRAKGVIAIKPSGVAYEVMKPDDIVIVDLENNIVDGKMRPSSDTKTHTHLYRHFDSIGGVTHTHSTYATAWAQTQQAIPCYGTTHADYAYGEIPCTAVMSDEQIERDYEEETGVQITDCFKTRSPKEVPMVIVAGHAPFTWGKNGADAVYHAVILEEIARMAYLTKTLQPNTAALKQGIVDKHYLRKHGKNAYYGQK
- the araA gene encoding L-arabinose isomerase, which encodes MKVYGDKEVWLVTGSQHLYGPGVLKQVAENSQKIAAGLTESANLSIKIVAQDTVKSPAEILAVAQAANSNPNCVGLILWMHTFSPAKMWISGLRALSKPYMHLHTQFNAELPFADINMNFMNLNQSAHGDREFGHVSTRLRQERKVVVGHWATESVQKQIDSWCRVAMGWHASQTLKVARFGDNMRQVAVTDGDKVSAQITFGYEVHAYGLGDLQKVVDAVTDEQVAAQIETYKKEYDVNPAIFDDEHQYQMLKNEARLELGMLKFLTDGGFGAFTNCFENLTGLTNLPGLATQRLMAAGFGYGGEGDWKTAAMVHICKVMSKGRQGGSSFMEDYTYHFGGVDQVLGAHMLEVCPSIAAAKPKLEVHLHTIGCRNDIARLIFTGKAGPALCISLIDIGTRFRVIINEVDTVTPPQELPKLPVAKALWEPRPNLEISATAWIQAGGAHHSAYTQGVTADEIVDYAEMAGVEALVIDANTSVRAFKTELRHNAAYYHLKDGV